A single genomic interval of Lathyrus oleraceus cultivar Zhongwan6 chromosome 7, CAAS_Psat_ZW6_1.0, whole genome shotgun sequence harbors:
- the LOC127107445 gene encoding xyloglucan O-acetyltransferase 1, translating to MKTATSNFFNDQTVFLTTKQLLRWTICSLIPIAMFLIYFYDLPILPFSPSPNSDFTHSNITSHHSSPSSSYAEKKKAYQNQCDYSKGDWIRDTSSPLYNDTTCGMMKEGRNCIKHGRPDSDYLYWRWKPSECYLPRFEPHTFLQLISNKHIAFVGDSMARNQVESLLCMLATVSIPNLVYQYGEDNQFSKWNFSSYNVSISLYWSPFLVQGNEKSSTRPNNELYLDHVDEKWAKDMNQMDMIVLSVGHWFLLPAVYHEGDSILGCHYCPGLNYTDNGFYDALRKSLRTTLSSLIDRRENNNGKGIDVVVTTFMPHHFEGDWDKAGACPKTKPYRNGEKEVEGMNGEMRKVEIEEVVAAKVKGSEDGRFRFEVLDITELALLRPDGHPGPYMNSFPFFHGVQERVQNDCVHWCLPGPIDTWNEIFLEMIKKWGEETRSED from the exons ATGAAAACAGCAACTTCAAATTTCTTCAATGATCAAACTGTTTTTCTCACCACTAAACAACTTCTACGTTGGACTATTTGTTCTCTCATTCCAATAGCTATGTTTCTTATATACTTTTACGATCTACCAATTCTACCCTTTTCTCCATCTCCAAATTCTGACTTCACTCATTCCAATATCACTTCTCATCACTCTTCGCCTTCATCTTCTTATGCAG aaaagaaaaaagctTACCAAAACCAATGTGATTACTCAAAGGGTGATTGGATTAGAGACACATCAAGCCCTTTATACAATGACACAACATGTGGTATGATGAAAGAAGGAAGAAATTGCATCAAACATGGAAGACCTGACTCTGATTATCTTTATTGGAGATGGAAACCAAGTGAATGCTATCTTCCAAGGTTTGAACCTCACACTTTTCTACAACTCATTAGCAACAAACATATAGCTTTTGTTGGAGATTCTATGGCCAGGAACCAAGTAGAGTCTCTTCTATGTATGTTAGCAACTGTTTCAATTCCTAATCTTGTGTACCAATATGGCGAGGATAATCAATTCTCCAAGTGGAACTTTTCTTCATACAATGTAAGTATTTCATTGTATTGGTCTCCGTTTTTAGTACAAGGTAATGAAAAATCAAGCACAAGGCCAAATAATGAGTTATATTTGGATCATGTGGATGAAAAATGGGCAAAGGATATGAATCAAATGGACATGATTGTGTTATCAGTTGGACATTGGTTTTTGCTTCCTGCTGTTTATCATGAAGGTGATTCAATTTTAGGGTGTCATTATTGTCCTGGTCTTAACTACACTGATAATGGATTTTATGATGCATTGAGAAAGTCTTTAAGGACTACTCTTAGTAGCCTAATTGATCGAAGAGAAAATAATAACGGTAAAGGAATTGATGTGGTTGTGACAACATTTATGCCGCATCATTTTGAAGGTGATTGGGATAAAGCCGGTGCTTGTCCGAAGACTAAGCCTTATAGAAACGGCGAGAAGGAAGTTGAAGGGATGAATGGTGAGATGAGGAAGGTTGAGATTGAAGAAGTTGTGGCGGCTAAGGTGAAAGGGAGTGAAGATGGAAGGTTTAGATTTGAGGTATTGGATATAACGGAATTGGCATTGTTGAGACCAGATGGTCATCCCGGTCCTTATATGAATTCTTTTCCGTTTTTTCACGGTGTTCAAGAACGTGTGCAAAATGATTGTGTTCATTGGTGTTTACCAGGTCCGATTGATACATGGAATGAGATATTTTTAGAAATGataaagaaatggggagaagaaACTAGGAGTGAAGATTGA